Within Pseudomonas paeninsulae, the genomic segment GGCACCTTCAAGCTTAAAACTTTCGGTTGATTTACGATCGACAGTTATTGTGTCTCCACTCCAGATAGCATTCTGTTTTGGTAAATCGCCAAATGCTCGTGCACTTAAGACGGCATCTCCTTCACTGGACATCAATCCAGCTGTTGGTAAATTCTGGTGCAGTCCATGAAACAAGGCTTCAGACGTAGCATCCTCATAGAGGAGCTTGAACTCTTTAGGCCTTACCGGCTTAGCCATCTCATGCTCTAGCAACCGCAGTTCTTCTTCATCCGAAGCTAACCCCTTTTCAGCGTTTTTTGTCACACATCTTAAGGTTGCTTTTTTTTCTGATTCCCAGATGTCTTTTTTAACGATCCAAGCCTTGAATAGCCTCTGGTAATACACATATTGTTCTATCTGGTATTCATCAATTGGCTTCATAAAAATGTTATCCACCGTGGACTTCCGCTCCCCTGAGCCCGCAATAACGAGTAGCATCAGTGACGTGGGAACAACTTGACCGCTTGGTTTGCTGACATCTAGTAGCCCTTGCAAAACAACAGCAATACTTGCCAACGCCGCTGTCAAAATTAAGGGCCGAGGAGCCTGAATATTATTATGAACTTCGTCGACGACTGCGTTAAGCAACGGCAGTGGCAGGCAGCCGACAAATGGATGCGGCCAAGACCGTGAGATTGTCTGTTTATATGGATTATCACTCATTACGCAATCACCTCTGGGCCTTCGATCTCCCGTCGACCTGCTGACCGAGTGCCAGGCACGACGGCTTTAATTTTTCCACTTCTGGCTGATCTCACACACTGCTCCAGCCATGCATTTACTTCAGCTTCGATAAAACGTACCGCCGACCCGCTGCCAAGTCGGACTTGTGTTGGAAAGGTCGGATCGTAATGTGCTGAACCTGAATCAAGCTTGCTGTAGATGGTTGACCGCGACAGGCCCGTGCGTAGGATTACCTGCGCCAGCCTGAGCATGACCAAGGCGGGTTGGTTTTGAGGTGCCATCGTATTACTCCGTTCGGTGAGTGGATTTGTGCCCATCCTAGGAGTAGTTCGAACGAAAACTAAAGGCCGTGAGCGTAACGGTTGCTAACGGTTCAGCCCCCAAATCGGCTAGGCCACGCGCGCCGTGGCGCTGACGGGCGATGACACGATCTGAGCGTAACGGTAGCAATTCCTTTGAATTGGGGGGATCGTAACGACGAGAGAGCCCTCATCAAACAGACCTATCCACAGACAAGCCAAGCGACCAGCCCTGAATTCTTGAACAAACGTCCGGCCTGAGCTGCTATTTCCGCTATCAGTAGCGGAAATAGCAGCTTGACTGTGCCCCAGCTTCCGAATTTCACACTTGCCAGAGCAGCGATCATCGACTCCCCCATCCGCCAGCTGTGGCCCCATCGAGCATAGATGTTCCTGCCTCCCACATTGACCTCTTAGGGTCTGCTCCGGCGTTTCAACCCCCAGGTGATGATGGGCCCCAAGCCCAACCTCCCACTTGCGATCAAGGCCCGCGTGGATGACCGTGGCTACCGTAAGCGTCCAACCCGCCCATCGTTACCTTGAGCCCCCCTGGCCGGCATCCTCTGCATCTTTCAGCAGGGGATTCACATGAAAACGATGCGCGCGCGACGGGAGTTCTGGGTCGAGCATGTCCAGGCCTGGCCGGCCAGCCGGCTGACTCAGGTCGCTTACTGCCAGCAGCATGAGCTCAAGCCCAAGGCCCTCGCTTACTGGATCAGGCGCCACAAACA encodes:
- a CDS encoding helix-turn-helix transcriptional regulator, translating into MGTNPLTERSNTMAPQNQPALVMLRLAQVILRTGLSRSTIYSKLDSGSAHYDPTFPTQVRLGSGSAVRFIEAEVNAWLEQCVRSARSGKIKAVVPGTRSAGRREIEGPEVIA